From Streptomyces sp. NBC_01754, a single genomic window includes:
- the yczE gene encoding membrane protein YczE: MADTSARSGTRAVRRLAHLFVGLALYGASSALMVRAGLGLEPWGVLHQGLAERTGLSIGVVSIAVGAVVLLLWIPLRQRPGFGTVANVFAVGLAMDGTLALVPDAHGIAARIAVLAAGVGLNGAATGLYISARFGPGPRDGLMTGLHRLTGRSLRLMRTAIEVAVVVTGFLLGGSLGAGTVLYALAIGPLTQFFLRVFALPAPGGAPGAAGTAPPGAILPR; the protein is encoded by the coding sequence ATGGCCGACACCTCCGCCCGGAGCGGGACCCGCGCCGTTCGGCGACTGGCCCACTTGTTCGTGGGGCTGGCGCTGTACGGGGCGAGTTCGGCGCTCATGGTCCGGGCCGGGCTCGGGCTCGAGCCGTGGGGGGTGCTGCACCAGGGCCTGGCGGAACGGACGGGCCTGTCCATCGGTGTCGTCTCGATCGCCGTCGGGGCCGTCGTGCTGCTGCTGTGGATACCGCTCAGGCAGCGTCCCGGCTTCGGCACCGTCGCCAACGTCTTCGCGGTCGGCCTCGCGATGGACGGCACGCTGGCCCTCGTACCGGACGCGCACGGGATCGCCGCGCGGATCGCGGTGCTGGCCGCGGGGGTCGGGCTGAACGGTGCCGCGACCGGGCTGTACATCTCGGCGCGCTTCGGCCCCGGGCCGCGCGACGGGCTGATGACCGGCCTGCACCGGCTCACCGGGCGGTCCCTGCGGCTGATGCGTACGGCGATCGAGGTGGCCGTCGTCGTGACGGGTTTCCTGCTCGGCGGTTCGCTCGGCGCCGGCACCGTGCTGTACGCGCTGGCGATCGGCCCCCTCACCCAGTTCTTCCTGCGCGTGTTCGCCCTCCCCGCGCCCGGCGGCGCCCCGGGCGCCGCCGGCACCGCTCCTCCAGGGGCGATACTTCCGCGGTGA
- a CDS encoding hydantoinase B/oxoprolinase family protein, with protein MTGRWEFWIDRGGTFTDVVGRDPGGRLVSRKLLSDAPERYSDAAVAGIRLLLGLGPGDPVPADRVAGVKMGTTVATNALLERRGEPTVLVITEGFRDALRIAYQNRPRLFDRRILLPEAVYDRVIEVPERLDASGETVRPLDRDAVAARLREAGADGIRSAAVVLMHGYRHPRHEKAVADAVREAGFTQISCSHEVSPLIKLVPRGDTTVVDAYLSPILRRYVDEVAAELPGIRLMFMQSNGGLREAAHFRGKDAVLSGPAGGVVGMVRTSAQAGHDRVIGFDMGGTSTDVSHYAGEFERELGTQVAGVRMRAPMMSLHTVAAGGGSVLHFDGRRYRVGPDSAGADPGPACYRQGGPLTVTDANVMLGRIQPAHFPAVFGPRGDAPLDTGVVRRRFEELAQQVADATGRPRTAAQVAAGFLEIAVLNMANAIKKISVQRGRDITRYALTSFGGAGGQHACAVADALGIDTVLVPPLAGVLSAYGIGLADATAMREESVEAELSEETRARAQEVSDRLAAWTRAELRADHIPDSAVSTRTRVLLRYAGTDASLPVALGPLAAMAGEFTAAHRIRYGFSMDKPLLIETVSVEATGKAGPDSPGRADEDTARPGPPVPLGTVTVFTGGRWRDTGLYRRRDVRGSTGVDGPAVVTEDDSTTVVDPGWQAAEGAGGHLVLRRVGPRPGRSAVGTQVDPVMLEVFNNLFMSIAEQMGVRLRNTAHSVNIKERLDFSCALFDADGGLVANAPHIPVHLGSMGESIKEVLRRNPDTLRPGDVYAVNDPYHGGTHLPDVTVVTPVFDEPGEGREPRLRFLVASRGHHAEIGGITPGSMPAFSRTIDEEGVLFDDWLLVRDGRLREQETRDLLTTAAHPSRDPDSNLADLRAQIAANEKGIAELRRITGEFGQDVVEAYMGHVQDNAEESVRRIVAGLHDGSCRYETDNGAVIAVEVTVDHERRTAVLDFTGTSPQQPGNFNAPTSVVMAAVLYVFRTLVTEDIPLNSGCLIPLDVRVPEGSMLAPVFPSATVAGNVETSQAVTGALYAALGVQAEGSGTMNNLTFGNDRVQYYETVASGSGAGEGFHGADAVQTHMTNSRLTDPEVLESGYPVLLESFGVREGSGGTGRWHGGRGVERRIRFLEPVTVALLSGHRRIPPYGMAGGGPGALGEQYVERAGGGEATPLEGCDTAELGAGDVLVLRTPGGGGYGPA; from the coding sequence GTGACCGGACGCTGGGAGTTCTGGATCGACCGGGGCGGCACCTTCACGGACGTGGTGGGCCGGGATCCCGGCGGGCGCCTGGTCTCCCGCAAACTCCTCTCGGACGCCCCGGAGCGCTACAGCGACGCGGCCGTGGCCGGGATCCGGCTCCTGCTCGGACTCGGCCCCGGCGATCCGGTCCCGGCCGACCGGGTCGCCGGGGTCAAGATGGGGACGACCGTCGCCACCAACGCCCTCCTGGAGCGGCGGGGCGAGCCGACCGTCCTGGTGATCACCGAGGGATTCCGCGACGCGCTGCGGATCGCGTACCAGAACCGGCCGCGCCTCTTCGACCGCCGCATCCTGCTTCCCGAGGCCGTGTACGACCGGGTGATCGAGGTCCCGGAACGCCTCGACGCCTCCGGGGAGACGGTCAGGCCCCTCGACCGTGACGCCGTCGCCGCCCGTCTGCGCGAGGCCGGGGCGGACGGGATCCGCAGTGCCGCGGTCGTCCTGATGCACGGCTACCGCCACCCCCGCCACGAGAAGGCCGTCGCGGACGCCGTCCGGGAGGCGGGTTTCACCCAGATCAGCTGCTCGCACGAGGTCAGCCCGCTGATCAAGCTCGTCCCACGGGGTGACACCACGGTCGTGGACGCCTATCTCTCCCCGATCCTGCGCCGGTACGTCGACGAGGTGGCAGCCGAACTGCCCGGCATCCGCCTGATGTTCATGCAGTCCAACGGCGGACTGCGCGAGGCCGCGCACTTCCGCGGCAAGGACGCGGTGCTCTCCGGGCCCGCCGGGGGCGTCGTCGGCATGGTGCGCACGTCCGCCCAGGCCGGCCACGACCGGGTCATCGGCTTCGACATGGGCGGCACCTCCACCGACGTCTCCCACTACGCGGGCGAGTTCGAACGCGAACTCGGCACCCAGGTGGCCGGTGTACGGATGCGCGCGCCCATGATGAGCCTGCACACCGTCGCGGCGGGCGGCGGATCGGTCCTGCACTTCGACGGACGGCGCTACCGGGTCGGCCCCGATTCGGCGGGCGCCGATCCGGGCCCCGCCTGCTACCGCCAGGGCGGGCCGCTCACCGTCACCGACGCCAACGTGATGCTCGGCCGGATCCAGCCCGCGCACTTCCCGGCCGTCTTCGGCCCCCGGGGCGACGCACCGCTCGACACCGGCGTCGTGCGACGGCGCTTCGAGGAGCTGGCCCAGCAGGTGGCGGACGCCACGGGACGCCCGCGCACGGCGGCCCAGGTCGCCGCCGGTTTCCTGGAGATCGCCGTGCTGAACATGGCGAACGCCATCAAGAAGATCTCCGTCCAGCGCGGCCGTGACATCACCCGCTACGCGCTCACCAGCTTCGGAGGGGCGGGCGGGCAGCACGCCTGCGCGGTGGCCGACGCCCTGGGCATCGACACCGTCCTGGTGCCCCCGCTCGCCGGCGTCCTGTCCGCCTACGGCATCGGCCTGGCCGACGCCACCGCCATGCGCGAGGAGTCCGTCGAGGCCGAACTCAGCGAGGAGACCAGGGCCCGGGCCCAGGAGGTCTCCGACCGCCTGGCAGCGTGGACCCGGGCCGAGCTCCGCGCCGACCACATCCCCGACAGCGCCGTCTCCACCCGGACACGGGTCCTGCTGCGCTACGCCGGGACGGACGCGAGCCTGCCCGTCGCCCTCGGCCCCCTCGCCGCGATGGCCGGGGAGTTCACCGCCGCCCATCGCATCCGCTACGGGTTCAGCATGGACAAGCCCCTGCTGATCGAGACCGTCTCCGTCGAGGCGACCGGGAAGGCGGGACCGGACAGCCCCGGCCGGGCCGACGAGGACACCGCACGTCCCGGCCCGCCGGTCCCGCTCGGGACCGTCACCGTGTTCACCGGCGGCAGATGGCGGGACACCGGCCTGTACCGGCGCCGGGACGTGCGCGGTTCCACCGGCGTGGACGGCCCGGCCGTCGTCACCGAGGACGACTCCACCACCGTCGTCGACCCCGGCTGGCAGGCCGCCGAGGGGGCCGGCGGTCACCTGGTGCTGCGCCGGGTGGGCCCGCGACCCGGCCGGAGCGCCGTCGGCACCCAGGTCGACCCCGTCATGCTGGAGGTGTTCAACAACCTCTTCATGTCGATCGCCGAACAGATGGGCGTGCGCCTCAGGAACACCGCGCACTCCGTCAACATCAAGGAGCGGCTGGACTTCTCCTGCGCGCTCTTCGACGCCGACGGCGGCCTCGTCGCCAACGCCCCGCACATCCCGGTGCACCTGGGATCCATGGGGGAGTCCATCAAGGAGGTGCTGCGGCGCAACCCGGACACCCTGCGCCCCGGAGACGTATACGCCGTCAACGACCCGTACCACGGCGGTACCCACCTGCCCGATGTCACCGTCGTGACCCCGGTGTTCGACGAACCGGGGGAGGGGCGGGAACCGCGGCTGCGCTTCCTGGTGGCCTCCCGCGGGCACCACGCGGAGATCGGCGGCATCACCCCCGGGTCGATGCCCGCCTTCAGCCGCACGATCGACGAAGAGGGTGTGCTGTTCGACGACTGGCTCCTCGTCCGGGACGGGCGGTTGCGCGAACAGGAGACCCGGGACCTCCTCACCACGGCCGCCCACCCCTCGCGCGACCCGGACAGCAACCTCGCCGACCTCCGCGCCCAGATCGCCGCCAACGAGAAGGGCATCGCGGAACTGCGCCGGATCACGGGCGAGTTCGGACAGGACGTCGTGGAGGCGTACATGGGACACGTCCAGGACAACGCGGAGGAGTCCGTACGCCGGATCGTGGCCGGACTGCACGACGGCTCCTGCCGTTACGAGACCGACAACGGCGCCGTCATCGCGGTGGAGGTCACCGTGGACCACGAACGCCGCACCGCCGTCCTCGACTTCACCGGCACCTCCCCGCAGCAGCCGGGCAACTTCAACGCGCCCACCTCCGTGGTCATGGCCGCCGTCCTCTACGTCTTCCGGACCCTCGTCACCGAGGACATCCCGCTCAACAGCGGCTGCCTCATCCCCCTGGACGTACGCGTCCCCGAGGGGTCGATGCTGGCCCCGGTCTTCCCCTCGGCGACCGTCGCCGGCAACGTGGAGACCTCCCAGGCCGTCACCGGCGCCCTGTACGCGGCCCTCGGCGTCCAGGCCGAGGGATCGGGCACCATGAACAACCTCACCTTCGGCAACGACCGCGTCCAGTACTACGAGACCGTCGCGAGCGGTTCCGGCGCGGGCGAAGGGTTCCACGGCGCCGACGCCGTGCAGACCCATATGACCAACTCCCGGCTCACCGACCCCGAGGTCCTGGAATCGGGCTACCCGGTGCTGCTGGAGAGCTTCGGCGTACGGGAGGGCAGCGGCGGCACGGGCCGGTGGCACGGCGGCCGCGGGGTCGAGCGCCGCATCCGCTTCCTGGAACCCGTCACCGTGGCCCTGCTGTCGGGACACCGCCGGATTCCGCCGTACGGCATGGCGGGCGGCGGGCCGGGAGCGCTGGGCGAGCAGTACGTCGAGCGGGCCGGCGGCGGGGAGGCCACCCCGCTGGAGGGCTGCGACACGGCGGAACTGGGCGCCGGTGACGTGCTGGTGCTGCGGACGCCCGGCGGGGGCGGCTACGGGCCGGCGTAG
- a CDS encoding HEAT repeat domain-containing protein codes for MFDPFIAPSGTLLGLLQRGRGDGTLHALAAPRPEALAALNHCVLSDPRHDWQVENRSLYYARLYLDLDGGTEEIERHLWDPEDHLDTDDSRTGLALAVLGHLASYGRDDALALLRRYAATGANWAWALDELALRDDDAGLRSLAEPVIGRFPGTPEGDAELAAAVRDAFEPRPWRLWADDPRAAIGGRVRAAGERGSFDRWQRQMRPGGPRPGWSVQAVFEWAQQGLERGSLLHVPAARCLTAVAGAEDRPRIVEAARSGLDGARCAALHYLAEAQDPAVLDLIEQAAVSPSGTVAEAAVAAFERMCGNGAVERARRWAYRPDALGASASGVLACRGTAQDAPLVLAALREAVRGDGPDAPRLWTLVDGAGRLGIACAAPVLRHVYRETSSSHLRGRAARALAATDPSFATGFAVECLWDCEETTREVAALHAETGDIRVAERLRRLAADPAEEAEVQTAVRSRIGPDASAV; via the coding sequence ATGTTCGATCCGTTCATAGCGCCGAGCGGTACCCTGCTCGGTCTGCTGCAGAGGGGCCGTGGCGACGGCACGCTCCACGCGCTCGCCGCACCGCGCCCCGAAGCCCTCGCGGCACTCAACCACTGCGTCCTGAGTGATCCGCGCCACGACTGGCAGGTGGAGAACCGCTCCCTCTACTACGCCCGTCTCTACCTCGATCTCGACGGCGGCACCGAAGAGATCGAGCGCCACCTGTGGGATCCCGAGGACCACCTCGACACCGACGACTCCCGCACGGGCCTGGCCCTCGCGGTCCTGGGCCACCTGGCCTCGTACGGACGTGACGACGCGTTGGCCCTCCTGCGGCGCTACGCCGCCACCGGCGCCAACTGGGCCTGGGCGCTCGACGAGCTGGCCCTGCGCGACGACGACGCCGGGCTGCGCTCGCTCGCCGAGCCCGTGATCGGCCGTTTCCCCGGCACACCGGAGGGCGACGCCGAACTGGCCGCCGCCGTGCGGGACGCCTTCGAGCCGCGCCCCTGGCGGCTCTGGGCGGACGATCCGCGCGCCGCGATCGGCGGCCGGGTCCGGGCCGCCGGGGAGCGGGGCTCCTTCGACCGGTGGCAGCGGCAGATGCGGCCCGGGGGGCCCCGTCCCGGCTGGAGCGTCCAGGCGGTCTTCGAGTGGGCCCAGCAGGGGCTCGAACGCGGAAGCCTGCTCCACGTCCCCGCCGCCCGCTGCCTGACCGCCGTCGCCGGCGCCGAGGACCGGCCCCGCATCGTCGAGGCCGCCCGAAGCGGCCTCGACGGCGCCCGGTGCGCGGCCCTGCACTACCTCGCCGAGGCGCAGGACCCCGCCGTGCTGGACCTGATCGAACAGGCGGCCGTCAGCCCCTCCGGGACCGTCGCGGAGGCGGCGGTCGCCGCATTCGAGCGCATGTGCGGGAACGGGGCCGTGGAGCGCGCCCGGCGCTGGGCGTACCGGCCCGACGCGCTCGGCGCCTCGGCGTCCGGGGTGCTGGCCTGCCGGGGCACCGCGCAGGACGCCCCGCTCGTCCTCGCGGCGCTCCGCGAGGCGGTCCGGGGCGACGGCCCCGACGCCCCGCGCCTGTGGACCCTCGTCGACGGCGCCGGCCGCCTGGGGATCGCCTGTGCCGCCCCCGTGCTGCGCCACGTCTACCGGGAGACCTCCTCCTCGCATCTGCGCGGCCGGGCCGCCCGGGCCCTCGCCGCCACCGACCCGTCCTTCGCCACCGGCTTCGCCGTCGAATGCCTCTGGGACTGTGAGGAGACCACCCGGGAGGTGGCCGCCCTCCACGCGGAGACCGGGGACATCCGGGTCGCCGAACGCCTGCGCAGGCTCGCCGCCGACCCGGCCGAGGAGGCCGAGGTGCAGACCGCGGTACGCAGCCGGATCGGCCCGGACGCGTCGGCCGTCTGA
- a CDS encoding MFS transporter encodes MSTGTDRGTEGTAGSAAARRREQHGWYFYDFACSVYSTSVLTVFLGPYLTTIAKAAADTDGYVHPLGIPVRAGSLFAYSVSASLVVAVFVMPLAGAAADRTGRKKPLLAVAAYVGASATAGMFFLDGERYLLGAFLLIVANASVSVSMVLYNAYLPQISTPQERDTVSSRGWAFGYTSGAFVLVLNLVLYTGHDSFGLSESDAVRVCLASAGVWWGAFTLIPLRRLRDRRVAPAGDGAARSGRRQLLATLRDMRRHPITLAFLLAYLVYNDGIQTVISQASVYGSEELGLDQTTLITAVLLVQVLAVAGALGMGRLARVHGAKRTILASLAVWTLILAGAYVMPAGAPVFFYTLAAAIGMVLGGSQALSRSLFSRLVPHGKEAEYFSAYEMSDRGLSWLGPLVFGLGYQLTGSYRDAILSLVIFFALGAVLLARVPVRAGVAAAGNPVPDRI; translated from the coding sequence GTGAGCACCGGCACCGACAGGGGTACCGAGGGGACGGCCGGCTCCGCGGCGGCCCGCAGGCGGGAGCAGCACGGCTGGTACTTCTACGACTTCGCGTGTTCCGTCTACTCCACCAGCGTCCTCACGGTCTTCCTCGGCCCCTATCTGACGACGATCGCGAAGGCCGCCGCCGACACGGACGGGTACGTCCATCCGCTGGGCATACCCGTGCGGGCCGGGTCGCTCTTCGCGTACTCCGTATCGGCGTCACTCGTGGTCGCGGTGTTCGTGATGCCCTTGGCGGGGGCCGCCGCGGACCGGACCGGACGCAAGAAGCCGCTGCTGGCGGTGGCCGCGTACGTCGGGGCGTCGGCGACGGCCGGCATGTTCTTCCTGGACGGCGAGCGCTATCTGCTGGGAGCGTTCCTGCTGATCGTGGCCAACGCGTCGGTCTCGGTGTCGATGGTGCTGTACAACGCCTATCTGCCGCAGATCTCCACCCCGCAGGAGCGCGACACGGTCTCCTCGCGCGGCTGGGCGTTCGGCTACACCTCGGGCGCGTTCGTGCTCGTGCTGAACCTGGTGCTCTACACCGGCCACGACTCCTTCGGCCTGTCCGAGTCGGACGCGGTCCGCGTCTGCCTGGCCTCGGCCGGTGTCTGGTGGGGCGCCTTCACCCTGATCCCCCTGCGGCGGCTGCGCGACCGGCGGGTGGCGCCGGCCGGTGACGGGGCGGCGCGATCGGGCCGGCGGCAGTTGCTGGCGACCCTGCGCGACATGCGCCGCCATCCGATCACGCTGGCGTTCCTCCTGGCCTACCTCGTCTACAACGACGGCATCCAGACGGTGATCTCCCAGGCCTCGGTGTACGGCTCAGAGGAGCTCGGCCTCGACCAGACGACGCTGATCACCGCCGTGCTGCTCGTACAGGTGCTGGCGGTGGCCGGGGCGCTCGGGATGGGGCGGCTGGCCCGGGTGCACGGCGCGAAGCGCACGATCCTCGCGTCGCTGGCCGTCTGGACGCTGATCCTGGCCGGGGCCTACGTGATGCCGGCCGGCGCGCCGGTGTTCTTCTACACCCTGGCGGCGGCGATCGGTATGGTGCTGGGCGGCAGCCAGGCTCTCTCGCGCTCGCTGTTCTCCCGTCTGGTGCCGCACGGCAAGGAGGCGGAGTACTTCTCGGCCTACGAGATGAGCGACCGGGGCCTCAGCTGGTTGGGGCCATTGGTGTTCGGTCTCGGGTATCAGCTGACCGGGAGCTACCGAGATGCCATCCTGTCCCTGGTGATCTTCTTCGCGCTCGGTGCCGTGCTGCTGGCACGGGTCCCCGTACGGGCGGGTGTGGCCGCCGCGGGGAATCCCGTTCCGGACCGGATTTAG
- a CDS encoding RNA polymerase-binding protein RbpA — MSERALRGTRLVVTSYETDRGIDLAPRQAVEYACPNGHRFEMPFSVEAEIPPEWECKACGATALLVDGDGPEEKKGKPARTHWDMLMERRTREELEEVLAERLAVLRSGAMNIAVHPRDSRKSA, encoded by the coding sequence ATGAGTGAGCGAGCTCTCCGCGGCACGCGACTCGTGGTTACCAGCTACGAGACGGACCGCGGCATCGATCTGGCCCCGCGCCAGGCGGTGGAGTACGCATGCCCGAACGGCCATCGATTTGAGATGCCGTTCTCGGTAGAGGCGGAAATTCCGCCGGAGTGGGAGTGCAAGGCGTGCGGCGCCACGGCACTCCTGGTGGACGGGGACGGCCCCGAGGAGAAGAAGGGCAAGCCTGCGCGTACGCACTGGGACATGCTCATGGAGCGGCGCACCCGCGAGGAACTCGAGGAGGTGCTGGCCGAGAGGCTGGCCGTCCTCCGCTCCGGAGCTATGAACATCGCCGTGCACCCGCGGGACAGCAGGAAGTCCGCCTGA
- a CDS encoding ankyrin repeat domain-containing protein, which yields MSETPDPEVVELASKVFDLARRGETDSLAAYVDAGVPANLTNDRGDSLLMLAAYHGHAPAVAALAGRGADPDRANDRGQTPLAGAVFKGERAVIEALLAAGADPAAGTPSAVETAQMFGKDDLLELFGAR from the coding sequence ATGAGCGAAACCCCCGATCCCGAGGTGGTCGAGCTGGCGAGCAAGGTCTTCGACCTGGCCCGCCGGGGCGAGACCGACTCCCTGGCCGCCTACGTCGACGCGGGCGTCCCGGCGAACCTCACGAACGACCGGGGCGACTCGCTGCTGATGCTCGCCGCCTACCACGGCCACGCCCCGGCCGTCGCCGCCCTCGCCGGGCGCGGCGCCGACCCGGACCGGGCCAACGACCGGGGGCAGACGCCGCTCGCCGGAGCCGTCTTCAAGGGGGAGCGCGCGGTGATCGAGGCGCTGCTCGCGGCGGGTGCGGATCCGGCCGCGGGAACCCCCTCCGCCGTGGAGACCGCGCAGATGTTCGGCAAGGACGACCTGCTGGAACTCTTCGGTGCGCGCTGA
- the fxsA gene encoding FxsA family membrane protein, giving the protein MTTGTPPTNRPRRSRARTFLPLALAAWLVLEIWLLTLVAGAAGGFTVLLLLVAGAVLGAAVIKRAGRRAFRNLTETLQQMPGQPDAPDTGQPAATRGRGNGFLMLGGALLMIPGMISDAAGLLLLLPPVRALLGRYAERSLERRMRVAPPGGFSDSFQQARMRRPDGKVVQGEVIREDGTDTGQGPDDGTGEHRPPLDR; this is encoded by the coding sequence ATGACGACCGGCACCCCGCCCACGAACCGTCCACGACGCTCGCGCGCCCGCACCTTCCTGCCACTGGCTCTCGCCGCCTGGCTGGTGCTGGAGATCTGGCTGCTCACCCTGGTCGCCGGAGCGGCCGGCGGCTTCACCGTGCTGCTGCTCCTGGTGGCCGGTGCCGTGCTCGGGGCCGCGGTCATCAAGCGGGCGGGGCGCCGGGCCTTCCGCAACCTCACCGAGACGCTCCAGCAGATGCCGGGGCAGCCGGACGCGCCGGACACCGGGCAGCCGGCCGCCACCCGCGGCAGGGGCAACGGCTTCCTGATGCTGGGAGGCGCGCTCCTGATGATCCCGGGCATGATCTCCGACGCGGCGGGCCTGCTGCTCCTGCTGCCCCCGGTCCGCGCGCTGCTCGGGCGGTACGCCGAACGCTCGCTGGAACGCCGGATGCGGGTGGCGCCCCCCGGAGGCTTCTCGGACTCCTTCCAGCAGGCCCGGATGCGGCGGCCGGACGGAAAGGTGGTCCAGGGCGAGGTCATCCGCGAGGACGGCACGGACACCGGCCAGGGCCCCGACGACGGCACCGGCGAACACCGGCCACCGCTGGACCGCTGA
- a CDS encoding glycerophosphodiester phosphodiesterase family protein, giving the protein MTAADDAPPGRHPYLDHPSTIPFAHRGGAADGRENTAAAFRRAAAVGYRYFETDVHTTADGRLVAFHDATLDRVTDSRGRIDRLPWSEVSRARVAGSEPLPLFEELLEEFPDARWNVDVKAEAALSPLLALIRRTDAWDRVCVGSFSEARVARAHRLAGGRLATSYGVRGVLGLRLRSYGVPAAVRAGAVCVQVPERSNGIRVVDRAFVRTAHARGLQVHVWTVNEPERMAALLDLGVDGIMTDHIETLRTVLRDRGAWS; this is encoded by the coding sequence GTGACAGCAGCCGATGATGCGCCCCCGGGGCGCCACCCCTATCTGGACCACCCGTCGACGATTCCGTTCGCCCACCGGGGCGGGGCCGCGGACGGGCGGGAGAACACGGCGGCCGCCTTCCGCCGGGCGGCGGCCGTGGGCTACCGCTACTTCGAGACCGATGTGCACACCACCGCGGACGGCCGCCTGGTCGCCTTCCACGACGCCACCCTGGACCGGGTGACGGACTCCCGGGGGCGGATAGACCGGCTGCCCTGGAGCGAGGTGAGCCGGGCGCGGGTCGCGGGCAGCGAGCCGCTGCCGCTCTTCGAGGAACTGCTGGAGGAGTTCCCCGACGCCCGCTGGAACGTGGACGTCAAGGCGGAAGCGGCGCTGAGCCCACTGCTCGCCCTGATCCGCCGGACGGATGCCTGGGACCGGGTGTGCGTGGGCTCGTTCTCCGAGGCACGGGTCGCCCGGGCGCACCGTCTGGCGGGCGGGCGCCTCGCGACGTCCTACGGGGTGCGCGGCGTACTCGGGCTGCGGCTGCGTTCGTACGGCGTTCCGGCCGCGGTGCGGGCGGGGGCGGTGTGCGTCCAGGTGCCGGAGCGCAGCAACGGCATCCGGGTGGTCGACCGGGCGTTCGTCCGCACGGCGCACGCCCGGGGGCTCCAGGTGCACGTCTGGACCGTCAACGAACCGGAGCGGATGGCGGCTCTCCTGGACCTCGGGGTGGATGGCATCATGACCGATCACATCGAGACGCTGCGCACGGTGCTGCGCGACCGGGGGGCCTGGTCCTGA
- a CDS encoding SCO1417 family MocR-like transcription factor, with translation MAQWTSTVGAAQLARQLRAQQPRPLLSGSRKPPAYRALADGVRLLVLEGRVPVAARLPAERELALVLSLSRTTVAAAYEALRTEGFLESRRGAGSWTAVPAGNPLPARGLEPLPPEALGSMIDLGCASLPAPEPWLTRAVRGALEELPPYAHTHGDYPAGLPALRRTIADRYTGQGIPTMPEQIMVTTGAMGAIDAICHLFAGRGERIAVESPSYANILQLMREAGARLVPVAMEEGLGGWDMNRWRQVLRDTAPRLAYVVADFHNPTGALADERRRRALVEAARSAGTVLVVDETMNELRLDPLDMPRRVCAFDPAGSTVLTVGSASKAFWAGMRIGWVRAAPDVIRSLVAARAYADMGTPVLEQLAVNWLMGTGGWEEAVALRRDQARENRDALVGAVRRELPEWEFEVPHGGLTLWVRTGGISGSRLAVAGERVGVRVPSGPRFGVDGAFEGYVRLPFTVAGPVADEAAVRLAAAAELVVSGASAGAETPRTFVA, from the coding sequence GTGGCGCAGTGGACGTCGACGGTGGGTGCCGCACAGCTGGCCCGACAGCTCCGGGCCCAGCAGCCCCGGCCCCTGCTCTCGGGCAGCCGCAAGCCGCCCGCCTACCGTGCCCTCGCCGACGGGGTGCGCCTGCTGGTCCTGGAGGGAAGGGTCCCGGTCGCCGCCCGGCTCCCCGCCGAACGGGAGCTCGCGCTCGTGCTCTCGCTCAGCCGGACCACGGTCGCCGCCGCCTACGAGGCCCTGCGGACCGAGGGCTTCCTGGAGTCGCGGCGCGGCGCGGGCAGCTGGACGGCCGTCCCGGCGGGCAATCCGCTGCCCGCCCGCGGCCTGGAACCGCTGCCCCCGGAGGCACTCGGCTCGATGATCGACCTGGGCTGCGCCTCGCTGCCCGCTCCCGAGCCGTGGCTGACCCGGGCCGTGCGCGGCGCCCTGGAGGAACTGCCGCCGTACGCGCACACGCACGGCGACTACCCGGCGGGCCTGCCCGCCCTGCGGCGGACGATCGCCGACCGCTACACCGGGCAGGGCATCCCCACCATGCCCGAACAGATCATGGTCACCACGGGCGCGATGGGCGCCATCGACGCGATCTGCCATCTCTTCGCGGGCCGGGGCGAACGCATCGCCGTGGAGTCGCCCAGCTACGCCAACATCCTCCAGCTGATGCGCGAGGCGGGAGCCCGGCTGGTACCCGTGGCCATGGAGGAGGGGCTGGGCGGCTGGGACATGAACCGCTGGCGTCAGGTCCTGCGCGACACCGCGCCCCGGCTGGCCTACGTCGTCGCGGACTTCCACAACCCGACCGGTGCCCTCGCCGACGAGCGGCGGCGCCGCGCCCTGGTCGAGGCGGCCCGCTCCGCGGGGACCGTCCTGGTCGTCGACGAGACCATGAACGAGCTGCGCCTGGACCCCCTCGACATGCCCCGCCGGGTCTGCGCCTTCGACCCGGCGGGCAGCACCGTCCTGACCGTCGGCTCGGCGAGCAAGGCGTTCTGGGCCGGCATGCGGATCGGCTGGGTCCGGGCCGCCCCGGACGTCATCCGCAGTCTGGTCGCGGCCCGCGCGTACGCCGACATGGGCACCCCGGTACTGGAGCAGCTCGCCGTCAACTGGCTGATGGGCACCGGCGGCTGGGAGGAGGCGGTGGCCCTGCGGCGCGACCAGGCCCGTGAGAACCGGGACGCGCTGGTGGGGGCGGTGCGCCGGGAACTGCCGGAGTGGGAGTTCGAGGTGCCGCACGGGGGGCTGACCCTCTGGGTGCGGACCGGCGGGATCTCCGGTTCGCGTCTCGCGGTGGCCGGGGAGCGGGTGGGCGTACGGGTGCCCTCGGGGCCCCGGTTCGGCGTGGACGGCGCCTTCGAGGGCTATGTGAGGCTGCCGTTCACCGTGGCCGGTCCCGTGGCGGACGAGGCGGCCGTACGGCTGGCCGCCGCGGCGGAGCTGGTCGTGTCCGGTGCGAGCGCCGGGGCGGAGACGCCCCGCACGTTCGTGGCCTGA